The following proteins are encoded in a genomic region of Sphingopyxis sp. YF1:
- a CDS encoding cyclase family protein, with product MTRFIDLSIPITNDVVSDPPVMRPQIHYMTHENTWEQIAMFFPGLVKDDLPDGEGWAVESLTLSTHNGTHMDAPWHFHSTTDRGATPAPSIDEAPLDLFFRPGVKLDFSGRPAGHVIGAAEVEAELARIGHTLQPFDIVLVQSGALYGTDNFTDQGCGMGAEATLYLTERGVQVVGTDAWSWDAPFSHTAKRWAETRDPSIIWEGHKAGRIRPYYQIEKLTNLAALPPTGWTLSCFPVKIERASAGWIRAVALVED from the coding sequence ATGACCCGCTTCATCGACCTTTCGATCCCGATCACCAACGACGTGGTGTCCGATCCGCCGGTGATGCGGCCCCAGATCCACTATATGACCCACGAGAATACGTGGGAACAGATCGCGATGTTCTTCCCCGGCCTTGTCAAGGACGATCTGCCCGACGGCGAAGGCTGGGCGGTCGAGAGCCTGACGCTCAGCACGCACAACGGCACGCATATGGATGCGCCCTGGCATTTCCACTCGACCACCGATCGCGGCGCCACCCCGGCGCCGAGCATCGACGAAGCGCCGCTCGACCTCTTCTTCCGCCCCGGGGTGAAGCTCGATTTTTCGGGTCGCCCCGCGGGGCATGTGATCGGCGCCGCCGAGGTCGAAGCCGAACTCGCGCGCATCGGCCACACGCTCCAGCCCTTTGACATCGTCCTCGTCCAGTCGGGCGCGCTTTATGGCACCGACAATTTCACCGACCAGGGCTGCGGCATGGGCGCGGAAGCGACGCTCTACCTGACCGAGCGCGGGGTGCAGGTCGTCGGCACCGACGCGTGGAGTTGGGACGCGCCGTTCAGCCACACCGCGAAGCGCTGGGCCGAAACCCGCGACCCGTCGATCATCTGGGAAGGCCACAAGGCGGGCCGGATCCGGCCCTATTACCAGATCGAAAAACTCACCAACCTCGCCGCCCTGCCCCCGACCGGCTGGACGCTGAGCTGCTTCCCGGTGAAGATCGAGCGCGCGAGCGCGGGCTGGATTCGCGCGGTGGCGCTGGTGGAGGATTGA
- a CDS encoding MAPEG family protein, with translation MTLPVTAFVGAVCAFLLLFTAILTVRQRLRLKAAFGDHGDTKLIAASRSHGNLAEHAPIVVILLGLLESARANHMALMAIGALFLIGRVAHIIGLHAPAEPGKPPVPRQIGVVATWATLLVLGGWTLWMLATVNL, from the coding sequence ATGACTTTGCCGGTAACCGCCTTCGTCGGCGCCGTCTGCGCATTTTTGCTGCTGTTCACCGCGATCCTGACCGTGCGCCAGCGGCTGCGGCTGAAGGCCGCCTTCGGCGATCACGGTGATACGAAACTGATCGCGGCGAGCCGCAGCCACGGCAATCTGGCCGAACATGCGCCGATCGTGGTGATCCTGCTCGGCCTGCTCGAAAGCGCGCGCGCCAATCATATGGCGCTGATGGCGATCGGCGCGCTGTTTCTGATCGGCCGCGTCGCGCACATCATCGGCCTGCATGCGCCCGCCGAACCCGGCAAGCCGCCTGTGCCGCGCCAGATTGGCGTGGTCGCGACATGGGCCACGCTGCTGGTGCTGGGCGGGTGGACCCTGTGGATGCTGGCAACGGTGAATTTGTGA
- a CDS encoding tRNA-binding protein — protein MHVNHDAGAPAGDPIAFDDFLKVDIRIGTIVAAEPFPEARKPAFKLKIDFGPAIGVKKSSAQIVDRYALEELPGRQVAAVVNFPPRQIGKFMSEVLTLGFADEEGAVILFAPDRAVPDGSRLF, from the coding sequence ATGCACGTAAATCACGACGCGGGTGCCCCCGCTGGCGACCCCATTGCCTTCGACGATTTCCTGAAGGTCGACATCCGCATCGGCACGATCGTCGCGGCCGAACCCTTTCCCGAGGCACGCAAACCCGCGTTCAAGCTGAAGATCGACTTCGGCCCCGCGATCGGGGTGAAGAAGAGCAGTGCGCAGATCGTCGATCGCTACGCGCTGGAGGAACTGCCGGGGCGGCAGGTCGCGGCGGTGGTCAATTTCCCGCCGCGCCAGATCGGCAAGTTCATGTCCGAGGTGCTGACGCTGGGCTTCGCCGACGAGGAAGGCGCGGTGATCCTGTTCGCGCCCGACCGTGCGGTGCCCGACGGGTCGCGGCTGTTCTGA
- a CDS encoding acetyl/propionyl/methylcrotonyl-CoA carboxylase subunit alpha, which produces MFKKILIANRGEIACRVIKTARRMGIATVAVYSDADARALFVQMADEAVHIGASPAAESYLIADKIIAACKATGAEAVHPGYGFLSERTSFAEALAKENIAFIGPPVGAIAAMGDKIESKKLAMEAGVNVVPGFVGEIEDTEHAVRISNEIGYPVMMKASAGGGGKGMRLAYSEQDVREGFESVKREGLNSFGDDRVFIEKFILNPRHIEIQILGDQHGNTLYLNERECSIQRRHQKVVEEAPSPFVTEKMRKAMGEQCVALAKAVGYYSAGTVELIVSGADPTGESFYFLEMNTRLQVEHPVTEAITGIDLVEQMIRVAAGEKLDLKQEDVKLDGWAIENRVYAEDPYRGFLPSTGRLVRYRTPVPAWEGDERGEDGVRVDAGVEEGGEVSIFYDPMIAKLITWGKTRDEAADLQVAALDRFELEGLGHNIDFLSAIMQHPRFRSGELTTGFIAEEYPEGFHGADTDADVTRALAAIAGFMASAEADRARRTDGQLGDRLDPPAKWQVTIDGEAHKVKLGKKHIKVDGDKVDIALEYAPGDRLVVAGIDGSELAVKVARTRSGWRMTTRGRIHEVRVLPWHVAPLATHMIEKVPPDLSKFLICPMPGLLVTLHVGEGDKVEAGQPLATVEAMKMENILRAEKAGVVKTVNAAQGDSLAVDAVILEME; this is translated from the coding sequence ATGTTCAAGAAAATCCTGATCGCCAACCGCGGCGAAATCGCCTGCCGCGTCATCAAGACCGCGCGCCGCATGGGCATCGCCACCGTCGCCGTCTATTCGGACGCCGATGCGCGCGCGCTCTTCGTGCAGATGGCTGACGAGGCGGTGCATATCGGTGCCTCGCCGGCAGCAGAATCCTATCTGATCGCCGACAAGATCATCGCCGCGTGCAAGGCGACCGGCGCCGAGGCGGTGCATCCGGGCTATGGTTTCCTGTCCGAGCGCACCAGTTTCGCCGAGGCACTCGCCAAGGAAAATATCGCCTTTATCGGACCGCCGGTGGGCGCGATCGCGGCGATGGGCGACAAGATCGAGTCGAAGAAGCTCGCGATGGAAGCCGGCGTCAACGTCGTCCCCGGCTTCGTTGGAGAGATCGAGGATACCGAGCATGCGGTGCGCATCTCGAACGAGATCGGTTATCCGGTGATGATGAAGGCCAGCGCCGGCGGCGGCGGCAAGGGCATGCGCCTGGCGTATAGCGAGCAAGACGTCCGCGAGGGCTTCGAGAGCGTCAAGCGCGAAGGGCTCAACAGCTTCGGCGACGACCGCGTGTTCATCGAGAAATTCATCCTCAACCCGCGCCACATCGAGATTCAGATCCTCGGCGACCAGCATGGCAACACGCTGTACCTCAACGAACGCGAGTGCAGCATCCAGCGCCGCCACCAGAAGGTGGTCGAGGAGGCTCCGTCGCCCTTCGTCACCGAAAAGATGCGGAAAGCGATGGGCGAGCAGTGCGTCGCGCTGGCGAAGGCGGTCGGCTATTACAGCGCGGGCACGGTCGAATTGATCGTGTCGGGCGCCGATCCGACCGGCGAGAGCTTCTACTTCCTCGAAATGAACACACGCCTCCAGGTCGAGCATCCGGTGACCGAAGCGATCACCGGCATCGACCTGGTCGAGCAGATGATCCGCGTTGCCGCGGGCGAAAAGCTCGATCTGAAACAGGAGGATGTGAAGCTCGACGGCTGGGCGATCGAGAACCGCGTCTATGCCGAGGACCCGTATCGCGGCTTCCTGCCCTCGACCGGGCGGCTGGTGCGCTATCGCACCCCGGTGCCGGCGTGGGAGGGCGACGAGCGCGGCGAGGACGGCGTGCGCGTCGATGCCGGGGTCGAGGAAGGCGGCGAAGTGTCGATCTTCTACGACCCGATGATCGCCAAGCTGATCACCTGGGGCAAGACGCGCGACGAGGCCGCCGACCTGCAGGTCGCGGCGCTCGACCGCTTCGAACTCGAAGGGCTCGGCCACAATATCGACTTCCTCTCGGCGATCATGCAGCACCCGCGCTTCCGCTCGGGCGAGCTGACGACGGGTTTCATCGCCGAGGAATATCCCGAGGGGTTCCATGGCGCCGACACCGATGCCGACGTGACGCGTGCACTCGCCGCGATCGCGGGCTTCATGGCTTCGGCCGAGGCCGATCGCGCGCGGCGCACCGACGGTCAGCTCGGCGACCGGCTCGATCCGCCCGCCAAATGGCAGGTGACGATCGACGGCGAAGCCCACAAGGTCAAGCTGGGCAAGAAGCATATCAAGGTCGACGGCGACAAGGTCGATATCGCGCTGGAATATGCACCCGGCGACCGGCTGGTCGTCGCCGGGATCGACGGCAGCGAGCTCGCGGTGAAGGTCGCCAGAACGCGCAGCGGCTGGCGCATGACGACGCGCGGGCGCATCCACGAGGTGCGCGTGCTGCCTTGGCACGTCGCGCCGCTGGCGACGCACATGATCGAAAAGGTGCCGCCCGACCTGTCGAAATTCCTCATCTGCCCGATGCCGGGGCTGCTTGTGACGCTGCACGTCGGCGAGGGCGACAAGGTCGAGGCGGGCCAGCCGCTCGCGACGGTCGAGGCGATGAAGATGGAGAATATCCTGCGCGCCGAAAAGGCGGGGGTCGTGAAGACCGTGAACGCGGCGCAGGGCGACAGCCTTGCGGTCGATGCGGTGATTCTGGAGATGGAATAG
- a CDS encoding lysozyme inhibitor LprI family protein, with the protein MMLMSLMLFVAAAEEPEFDCDNPQYQIEMNHCAYRDYEAADAELNVQWKLTSAKMKQIDAEFDGTYDNRPGYHDTLLAAQRAWLTYRDRHCESEGYSMRGGSAESMVISGCRATLTRERTEQLKALVEEY; encoded by the coding sequence ATGATGCTGATGTCGTTGATGCTGTTTGTCGCCGCGGCCGAGGAGCCGGAGTTCGATTGCGACAATCCGCAATATCAGATCGAGATGAACCACTGCGCCTATCGCGACTATGAGGCGGCCGATGCCGAGCTCAACGTGCAATGGAAGCTGACGTCCGCGAAGATGAAGCAGATCGATGCCGAGTTCGACGGCACATATGACAATCGGCCGGGCTATCACGACACGCTGTTGGCCGCGCAGCGCGCCTGGCTGACCTACCGCGACCGGCATTGCGAGAGCGAAGGCTATTCGATGCGCGGCGGATCCGCAGAATCGATGGTGATCAGCGGCTGCCGCGCAACCCTGACCAGAGAACGTACCGAACAACTCAAGGCACTTGTCGAGGAATATTGA
- the bioB gene encoding biotin synthase BioB has product MTLPPAENLPRTDWTREEIAELFDLPFDELMWEAQGVHRRHHARGEVQLCTLLSIKTGGCAEDCGYCSQSAHAETGLKATKLMDVRAVLQAAAEAKDAGSQRFCMGAAWRNPKDRDMPAIVEMIEGVRQMGMETCMTLGMLTKEQAQTLAVAGLDYYNHNVDTSPENYENIISTRTFQDRLDTLEEVRSAGINVCSGGIVGMGETRGDRVGFIHALATLPRHPESVPVNALVPVKGTVLGDMLADTPLAQIDEIEFVRTVAVARITMPLSMVRLSAGRESMSEATQALCFMAGANSIFTGDKLLTTGNRGDSADAALFAKLGIVPMVSEEPMRRDEALEAAE; this is encoded by the coding sequence ATGACTCTCCCCCCCGCCGAAAACCTGCCCCGCACCGACTGGACGCGCGAAGAAATCGCCGAACTGTTCGACCTGCCGTTCGACGAGCTGATGTGGGAGGCGCAGGGCGTCCATCGCCGCCACCACGCGCGCGGAGAGGTGCAGCTGTGCACGCTCCTGTCGATCAAGACCGGCGGCTGCGCCGAGGATTGCGGTTATTGCTCGCAGTCGGCGCACGCCGAGACGGGGCTGAAGGCGACCAAGCTGATGGACGTGCGCGCGGTGTTGCAGGCGGCCGCCGAAGCGAAGGATGCGGGCTCGCAGCGTTTCTGCATGGGCGCCGCGTGGCGCAACCCCAAGGATCGCGACATGCCCGCGATCGTCGAGATGATCGAAGGCGTGCGCCAGATGGGCATGGAAACCTGCATGACGCTGGGGATGCTGACCAAGGAGCAGGCCCAGACGCTCGCGGTCGCGGGGCTCGACTATTACAACCATAATGTCGACACGAGCCCGGAGAATTACGAGAACATCATCTCGACCCGCACCTTCCAGGACCGGCTCGACACGCTGGAGGAAGTTCGCAGCGCGGGCATCAACGTCTGCTCGGGCGGGATCGTCGGCATGGGCGAGACGCGCGGCGATCGGGTCGGCTTCATCCACGCACTCGCGACCTTGCCGCGCCATCCCGAAAGCGTGCCGGTCAATGCGCTGGTGCCGGTGAAGGGCACCGTGCTCGGCGACATGCTCGCCGACACCCCGCTTGCCCAGATCGACGAGATCGAGTTCGTGCGCACCGTCGCGGTCGCGCGCATCACGATGCCGCTGAGCATGGTCCGCCTGTCGGCGGGGCGCGAGAGCATGTCGGAGGCGACGCAGGCGCTCTGCTTCATGGCGGGCGCGAACAGCATCTTCACCGGCGACAAATTGCTCACCACGGGCAATCGCGGCGACAGCGCTGATGCTGCGCTGTTCGCGAAGCTCGGGATCGTGCCGATGGTGAGCGAAGAGCCGATGCGCCGCGACGAGGCGCTGGAAGCGGCCGAATAG
- a CDS encoding O-acetylhomoserine aminocarboxypropyltransferase: protein MTEMKPETLSVHAGTAPDPTTKARITPIYQTASYVFDDVDHASRLFNLQEFGNIYTRIMNPTNGALEGKIAALEGGQAALAVASGHAAQFLAFHTLMEPGCEIVAAKKLYGGSLNQLGQSFRKMAWTTHFVDADDPANVAAAINDKTRAVFIESLANPGGVVQDIEAIAKVAHDAGVPLIVDNTMATPILCRPIEHGADIVVHSTTKFLNGHGNAIGGVIVDAGSFDWAKGGKYPTLSEPNASYHGLKFTEAFGNLAFILAARTLGLRDLGPALAPMNAFLALTGMETLALRMERHCSNAITLAKWLQAHPAVSWVSYAGLRDNPYHELAHKYLGGKGGSVFTFGLKGGYDAGVRLVSSVKLFSHLANLGDTRSLIIHPASTTHSQLSADELVQAGAGPDVVRVSVGIEHIDDIIADLAQALDAAA, encoded by the coding sequence ATGACCGAGATGAAACCCGAAACGCTGAGCGTCCACGCCGGCACCGCGCCCGACCCGACGACCAAGGCGCGGATCACGCCGATCTACCAGACCGCATCCTATGTCTTCGACGATGTCGATCACGCATCGCGGCTGTTCAACCTCCAGGAATTCGGGAACATCTACACCCGGATCATGAACCCGACCAACGGCGCGCTCGAAGGCAAGATCGCCGCGCTCGAGGGCGGACAGGCGGCGCTGGCGGTCGCATCGGGACATGCCGCACAGTTCCTGGCGTTCCACACGCTGATGGAACCGGGGTGCGAGATCGTTGCGGCGAAGAAGCTGTACGGCGGGTCGCTCAACCAGCTCGGCCAGAGCTTTCGCAAGATGGCATGGACGACGCATTTCGTCGACGCCGACGATCCGGCGAACGTCGCGGCCGCGATCAACGACAAGACGCGCGCGGTGTTCATCGAGAGCCTCGCCAACCCCGGCGGGGTGGTGCAGGACATCGAGGCGATCGCCAAGGTCGCGCACGACGCGGGCGTGCCGCTGATCGTCGACAACACGATGGCGACCCCGATCCTGTGCCGGCCGATCGAGCATGGCGCCGACATCGTCGTCCATTCGACCACCAAATTCTTGAACGGCCACGGCAATGCCATCGGCGGGGTGATCGTCGACGCGGGATCGTTCGACTGGGCGAAGGGCGGCAAATATCCGACGCTGAGCGAACCCAACGCTTCGTATCACGGGCTGAAATTCACCGAGGCGTTCGGCAATCTCGCCTTCATCCTCGCCGCGCGCACGCTCGGACTGCGCGACCTGGGACCGGCGCTGGCGCCGATGAACGCCTTCCTCGCGCTGACCGGCATGGAAACGCTGGCGCTGCGCATGGAGCGGCATTGCAGTAATGCGATCACGCTCGCCAAATGGTTGCAGGCGCATCCGGCGGTGAGCTGGGTTTCCTATGCCGGGCTGCGCGACAACCCCTATCACGAGCTGGCGCACAAATATCTGGGCGGCAAGGGCGGGTCGGTGTTCACCTTCGGCCTCAAGGGTGGCTACGACGCCGGGGTCAGGCTGGTGTCGTCGGTCAAGCTGTTCAGCCATCTCGCCAACCTCGGCGATACGCGCTCGCTGATCATCCACCCCGCCTCGACGACGCACAGCCAGTTGTCGGCCGACGAACTGGTGCAGGCGGGCGCAGGCCCCGACGTGGTGCGCGTGTCGGTGGGCATCGAGCATATCGACGACATCATCGCCGACCTGGCGCAGGCGCTGGACGCGGCGGCTTGA
- the scpA gene encoding methylmalonyl-CoA mutase: MTDKPTIDQWAAAATKEVKGKDLTWATPEGIDVKPLYTADDVTVDPGLPGFAPFTRGVRASMYAGRPWTIRQYAGFSTAEESNAFYRRNLAAGQKGLSVAFDLATHRGYDSDHPRVVGDVGKAGVAIDSVEDMKILFDGIPLDQMSVSMTMNGAVIPILAFFIVAGEEQGVERKLLDGTIQNDILKEFMVRNTYIYPPEPSMRIISDVFGYTSREMPKFNSISISGYHMQEAGATQVQELAFTIADGAEYVRYGVASGLDIDKFAGRLSFFFAIGMNFFMEIAKLRAARVLWHRVMTNLGAKDERSKMLRTHCQTSGVSLTEQDPYNNVMRTTIEAMAAMLGGTQSLHTNALDEAIALPTDFSARIARNTQIVIQEETGMTKVVDPLGGSYYVEALTQELVDKAWEIIERVEKEGGMAKAVAAGWPKAMIETAAAARQARVDRGDDVIVGVNKYRLANEDLLETLEVDNTKVREAQIARINKMKASRDEAACQAALDALRKAAAGEQSIENNLLAHAVEAARARATLGEISLAMEESFDRYGTQPTPVKGVYAAPYEGDARWQQVLDGVAAVERRMGRKPKLLVAKMGQDGHDRGANVIASAFGDMGFDVVSGPLFQTPEETVVLALDSGVDVVGASSLAAGHKTLIPELIGKLREAGRSDIKVIAGGVIPPQDYDYLRDAGVQGIYGPGSNVVECAADVLRLLGHNMPPLEDAA, translated from the coding sequence ATGACCGACAAGCCGACCATCGACCAATGGGCCGCCGCCGCGACCAAGGAAGTCAAGGGCAAGGACCTGACCTGGGCGACGCCCGAGGGGATCGACGTCAAGCCGCTCTATACGGCCGACGATGTGACCGTCGATCCTGGCTTGCCCGGTTTCGCGCCCTTCACGCGCGGCGTGCGCGCGTCGATGTATGCGGGGCGTCCGTGGACGATCCGGCAATATGCGGGCTTCTCGACCGCCGAGGAATCGAACGCCTTCTATCGCCGCAACCTCGCCGCGGGGCAGAAGGGGCTGTCGGTCGCGTTCGACCTTGCGACGCACCGCGGTTATGACAGCGACCATCCGCGCGTCGTCGGCGACGTCGGCAAGGCGGGGGTCGCGATCGACAGCGTCGAGGATATGAAGATCCTGTTCGACGGTATCCCGCTCGACCAGATGTCGGTTTCGATGACGATGAACGGCGCGGTGATCCCGATCCTCGCTTTCTTCATCGTCGCGGGCGAAGAGCAGGGGGTCGAGCGCAAGCTGCTCGACGGGACCATCCAGAACGACATCCTGAAGGAGTTCATGGTCCGCAACACGTACATCTATCCGCCCGAACCGAGCATGCGGATCATCTCGGACGTCTTCGGCTACACCAGCCGCGAGATGCCCAAGTTCAACAGCATCTCCATCTCCGGCTATCATATGCAGGAAGCCGGCGCGACGCAGGTGCAGGAGCTGGCCTTCACGATTGCGGATGGCGCCGAATATGTGCGCTACGGCGTCGCCTCCGGCCTCGACATCGACAAGTTCGCCGGGCGCCTGTCCTTCTTCTTCGCGATCGGCATGAACTTCTTCATGGAGATCGCCAAGCTGCGCGCCGCGCGCGTGCTGTGGCACCGCGTGATGACCAATCTCGGCGCCAAGGACGAGCGGTCGAAGATGCTGCGCACGCACTGCCAGACGTCGGGGGTCTCGCTGACCGAGCAGGACCCGTACAACAATGTCATGCGCACGACGATCGAGGCGATGGCGGCGATGCTCGGCGGCACCCAGTCGCTGCACACCAACGCGCTCGACGAGGCGATCGCGCTGCCGACCGACTTCTCGGCGCGTATCGCGCGCAACACCCAGATCGTCATCCAGGAAGAGACCGGGATGACCAAGGTCGTCGATCCGCTCGGCGGCTCCTATTATGTCGAGGCGCTGACGCAGGAACTGGTCGACAAGGCGTGGGAGATCATCGAGCGCGTCGAGAAGGAAGGCGGCATGGCGAAGGCTGTCGCCGCTGGCTGGCCCAAGGCGATGATCGAGACCGCTGCCGCAGCGCGGCAGGCGCGCGTCGACCGCGGCGACGACGTGATCGTCGGGGTGAACAAATATCGCCTCGCCAACGAGGATCTGCTCGAAACGCTCGAAGTCGATAACACCAAGGTCCGCGAGGCGCAGATCGCGCGCATCAACAAGATGAAGGCGAGCCGCGACGAAGCCGCGTGCCAGGCGGCGCTCGACGCGCTGCGCAAGGCGGCGGCGGGTGAGCAGTCGATCGAGAACAACCTGCTCGCGCACGCGGTCGAGGCGGCGCGCGCGCGCGCGACGCTCGGCGAAATCAGCCTTGCGATGGAGGAAAGCTTCGACCGCTATGGCACCCAGCCGACGCCGGTGAAAGGCGTCTATGCCGCGCCCTATGAAGGCGATGCGCGCTGGCAGCAGGTGCTCGACGGCGTCGCCGCGGTCGAGCGCCGCATGGGGCGCAAGCCGAAACTGCTCGTCGCCAAGATGGGGCAGGACGGCCACGACCGCGGCGCGAACGTCATCGCCTCGGCCTTCGGCGACATGGGCTTCGATGTCGTTTCGGGGCCGCTGTTCCAGACTCCCGAGGAGACGGTGGTGCTGGCGCTCGACAGCGGCGTCGACGTCGTCGGCGCCTCGAGCCTTGCCGCCGGGCACAAGACGCTCATCCCCGAGCTGATCGGCAAGCTGCGCGAGGCGGGGCGAAGCGACATCAAGGTGATCGCGGGCGGGGTCATTCCGCCGCAGGATTATGACTATCTGCGCGACGCCGGGGTGCAGGGCATCTATGGCCCCGGGTCGAATGTCGTCGAATGCGCCGCCGACGTGCTGCGCCTGCTCGGGCATAATATGCCCCCGCTGGAGGATGCCGCATGA
- the mce gene encoding methylmalonyl-CoA epimerase: protein MKLGRLNHIGVATPSIADSIVFYRDVMGATKIHEPFDLPDQGVKVCFVDTPGADGALNGTQIELVEPLPGNTSIAGFLQKNPAGGQHHVCYEVPDIYAAKAAFEALGKRVLGEPRIGAHGTLIFFLHPKDMGGVLTEIMETPKEAH, encoded by the coding sequence ATGAAACTGGGACGTTTGAACCATATCGGCGTTGCGACGCCGTCGATCGCCGACAGCATCGTCTTTTACCGCGACGTGATGGGCGCGACGAAGATCCACGAACCCTTCGACCTGCCCGATCAGGGCGTGAAGGTGTGCTTCGTCGATACGCCGGGCGCCGATGGCGCGCTCAACGGCACGCAGATCGAACTGGTCGAGCCGCTGCCGGGCAACACGTCGATCGCGGGCTTCCTGCAAAAGAACCCTGCGGGCGGGCAGCACCATGTCTGTTATGAAGTCCCCGACATCTACGCCGCCAAGGCCGCGTTCGAGGCGCTGGGCAAGCGCGTGCTGGGCGAGCCGCGCATCGGGGCGCACGGGACGCTGATTTTCTTCCTGCACCCCAAGGATATGGGCGGGGTGCTGACCGAGATCATGGAAACGCCGAAGGAGGCGCATTGA
- a CDS encoding acyl-CoA carboxylase subunit beta encodes MSANIAEMEARRAAAALGGGQKRIDAQHAKGKLTARERLDVLLDEGSFEELDTYVEHNCTDFGMQDQKVPGDGVVTGSGTINGRLVYVFSQDFTVFGGSLSERHAEKIMKVMDNAMKVGAPVIGLNDSGGARIQEGVASLGGYAEVFQRNVLASGVVPQISLIMGPCAGGAVYSPAMTDFIFMVKDSSYMFVTGPDVVKTVTNEVVTQEQLGGAITHTTKSSVADLAFENDIETLLAARDFFDYLPENNRSGVPVRPTSDPYDRAEISLDTLIPPNANQPYDMHELIRKTVDEGDFFEVQPAHAANIIVGFGRIEGRTIGIVANQPMVLAGVLDINSSKKAARFVRFCDAFEIPIVTFVDVPGFLPGTAQEYNGIIKHGAKLLFAYAEATVPKITVITRKAYGGAYDVMASKHLRGDLNYAWPTAEIAVMGAKGAVEIIFRSDIGDPEKIAQRTKEYEDRFANPFVAASRGYIDEVIHPHNTRKRIALGLRKLRNKQLENPWKKHDNIPL; translated from the coding sequence ATGTCCGCCAATATCGCCGAAATGGAAGCCCGCCGCGCCGCCGCCGCCCTGGGGGGCGGGCAGAAGCGCATCGACGCGCAGCACGCCAAGGGCAAGCTGACCGCGCGCGAGCGGCTCGACGTGCTGCTCGACGAGGGCTCGTTCGAGGAGCTTGATACCTATGTCGAGCATAATTGCACCGATTTCGGCATGCAGGATCAGAAGGTTCCGGGCGACGGCGTCGTCACCGGATCGGGCACGATCAACGGCCGCCTCGTCTATGTCTTCAGTCAGGACTTCACGGTTTTCGGCGGCTCGCTGTCCGAGCGTCACGCCGAGAAGATCATGAAGGTGATGGACAATGCGATGAAGGTCGGCGCGCCGGTCATCGGCCTGAACGACAGCGGCGGCGCGCGCATCCAGGAAGGCGTTGCGTCGCTTGGCGGCTATGCCGAGGTGTTCCAGCGCAACGTGCTGGCGTCGGGCGTGGTGCCGCAGATCAGCCTGATCATGGGCCCGTGCGCGGGCGGCGCGGTTTACAGCCCCGCGATGACCGACTTCATCTTCATGGTGAAGGATTCGAGCTACATGTTCGTCACCGGTCCCGATGTTGTCAAAACCGTTACCAACGAGGTGGTGACGCAAGAGCAGCTCGGCGGCGCGATCACCCACACGACCAAGAGCTCGGTCGCCGATCTGGCGTTCGAGAACGACATCGAGACGCTGCTCGCGGCGCGCGATTTCTTTGATTACCTGCCCGAAAACAATCGCAGCGGCGTGCCGGTGCGTCCGACGAGTGACCCCTATGACCGCGCCGAGATCAGTCTCGACACGCTGATCCCGCCCAATGCGAACCAGCCGTACGACATGCACGAACTGATCCGCAAAACGGTCGACGAGGGCGATTTCTTCGAGGTGCAGCCGGCGCACGCCGCGAACATCATCGTCGGTTTCGGACGCATCGAGGGGCGCACGATCGGCATCGTCGCGAACCAGCCGATGGTGCTCGCAGGCGTGCTCGACATCAATTCGTCAAAGAAGGCCGCGCGCTTCGTTCGCTTTTGCGACGCGTTCGAAATCCCGATCGTCACCTTCGTCGACGTTCCCGGTTTCCTGCCCGGCACCGCGCAGGAATATAACGGCATCATCAAGCATGGCGCGAAACTGCTCTTCGCCTATGCCGAAGCGACGGTACCCAAGATCACGGTGATCACGCGCAAGGCCTATGGCGGCGCGTATGACGTGATGGCGTCGAAACATCTGCGCGGCGATTTGAACTATGCCTGGCCGACCGCCGAGATCGCGGTGATGGGCGCGAAGGGCGCGGTCGAGATCATCTTCCGCAGCGATATCGGCGACCCCGAAAAGATCGCGCAGCGGACGAAGGAATATGAGGACCGCTTCGCGAACCCGTTCGTCGCGGCATCGCGCGGCTATATCGACGAGGTGATCCACCCGCACAACACGCGCAAGCGGATCGCGCTGGGGCTGCGCAAGCTCAGGAACAAGCAGCTCGAAAACCCGTGGAAGAAACACGACAATATTCCGCTGTGA